The DNA region GGCGCGACCGCGGGGTACAGGTCGAACACCAGCCGGTACTTGTACGCGCCGACCGGCGGCAGCGTGAACACCTGCGGCTTCACCGAGCCTTTCAGGTCGAACACCATGCGCACCACATGCGGTTGATATTGCCCGACGCGCACCGATTGAATCTGCGGATCGTTCGGCGTGATCTTCGAAACGAGGTCTTTCAACGCCTGATCCAGATCGAGGCCGCTCAGGTCGACCACCAGCCGGTCCGGTCCCTGCAGCAACTGCTGGGCGTTCTGCAGAGGCTGATCGGATTCGATCGTCACGCGCGTGTAGTCGCGCGCCGGCCAGACCCGCACGCCGAGCACCGAGCTCGCCCACGCGAGACGCGGCGCGACGAGGCCGAGCACGAGCGTGGATGCACCCGCGCGCAGAATCTGCCGGCGCCGCCAGTTATGCGTTGCGGTAGCCGCCGATTCGATCGAGCGGAACGGTTTGATCAACATCTTTCGAGACATGCCTTTCCTGGTTCGCTGTATGCCCGTGCGACGAGGACACGGCCGTCGCCCGGGTTCTCGTTGTCGAGGTCGAGCGAGAAGACGAGATCCGGCACGCCCAGGAGACACCCCGCGCGTTGCGGCCATTCGACGAGGCAGACGGCGCCGCTGTCGAAGTACTCGCGAAAGCCCGCGTCGGCCCATTCGGCCGGATCAGTGAATCTATACAGATCGAAGTGATAGAGCGCGAGTTCCCCGGCGGGCCGTTCGAGCACGTAGGGTTCGACGAGTGTGTAAGTGGGACTGCGCACGCGGCCGGTGTGGCCGAGGCCGCGCAAGGTGGCGCGCACGAGCGTGGTTTTGCCGGCACCGAGGTCGCCGACGAGCTGCACTTGCAGTCCGTGGAATGCCGTGTGGTCCTGAACGCCCGGCGCATGCCGCGAGGCCTCGCGTACGCTTTCGATCGCCTTCGCGAAGCGCTCGCCGAAGGCGAGCGTGGCAGCCTCGTCCGCGAGCGCGAAGGTGCGTTCGAGCAGGATATTGGCGGGCGGTTGGATCGCGAGATCGGGATTGACAGGCATTCTCGTAAAATGGCGTGATGAACCGAAGTCCGGAGTCCCCTGTTTCCTGCACGCCTGCGTCTGACGACGATGCGCGAGCCGAGCGTCATTTCGATGAAACGGCGCTGAATGCGCTCGCGCTGAACATCAAAGCATGGGGCCGTGAACTGGGTTTCGGAGCGATCGGCATTAGCGACACCGATCTTTCCGCCGCCGAAGCGCCGCTTGCAGCCTGGCTGGAAGCGGGTTGCCACGGCGAGATGGATTATATGGCGAAACACGGCATGAAACGCGCGCGGCCCGCCGAGCTTGTGGCCGGCACGCGACGTGTGATCACCGCGCGCATCGCGTATCTGCCCGCTTTGACGCTGAATGGAAAGGCGCCCGAAAGCGCGTTGCAGGACGGCGCACCGACGCAGGACTGGCGCGCCGCCGAGCATGCGCGGCTCGCGGATCCGTCGGCGGCGGTGGTGTCGGTCTATGCGCGCGGCCGCGATTATCACAAGGTCATGCGCAACCGTCTGCAGCAGCTGGCCGAAAAAATCGAGGCGGCGATCGGCGCGTTCGGCTACCGCGTATTTACCGATTCGGCGCCCGTGCTGGAGGTGGAACTTGCCCAGAAGGCTGGTATCGGCTGGCGCGGCAAGCACACGCTGCTGTTGCAACGCGACGCCGGGTCGCTGTTTTTCCTCGGCGAAATCTATGTCGACGTGCCGTTGCCGACCGATGCCGACACCTTGCCCGAGGTCGCGCCCGAAACGCCGGGCTCGCATTGCGGCAGTTGCACACGCTGCATCGGCGCCTGTCCGACCGGCGCGATCGTCGCGCCGTACAAGGTCGATGCGCGCCTGTGCATCTCCTATCTCACGATCGAGTTGAAGGGCAGCATTCCGCTGGACATGCGGCCGCTCATCGGCAACCGTGTGTACGGCTGCGACGATTGTCAGCTCGTGTGTCCATGGAACAAGTTCGCGCAGGCCGCGCCGGTCGCCGATTTCGACGTGCGGCATGGGCTCGATCGCGCCTCGCTCGTCGAGCTTTTCTCGTGGAGCGCGGACGAATTCGATACGCGCATGCAAGGCAGTGCGATTCGCCGGATCGGTTACGAGAGCTGGCTGCGCAATCTCGCGGTGGGCATGGGCAACGCGCTGCGTGCGTCGCCTGACAGCTTGAGCGGGACGGCGCGCGAGGCGATCGTGCACGCGCTGAGAGCGCGCGCCGGCGACGCATCGCCCGTCGTGCGCGAGCATGTGGAATGGGCGTTGGAAGCGGCGTAAAGTAGCGGCAAACCATCCGGCCCGGGCGCGCCTCGCGCACTGCACGACATGCAGATGCACGAGCTTGCAAACCGGAGCGCCGCGCGAGTGAGGAGCAGGCAATCATGTTCAACGCAGTGATCGATGCGCCGTTCGGCAAGGTCGGCATTCGTCTCGAAGGCGAGGCCGTGCGCGAGATCGTCTATCTGCCGGATTCCATGCAAAACGTCGCACCCGACACGCCGTTGGCGAGGCTGGCGGCCGAGCAGATCGAGCGATATTTCGATCGTGCGTCGGCGAAATTCGAGTTGCCGCTTGCGTCGGTCGGCACCGCGTTTCAGAAGCGTGTCTGGCAAGCCATCAGCGACATTCCGCCGGGCGTCGTGCTGACCTACGGGCAATTGGCAAGGCAGCTCGGCAGCGCGCCGCGCGCGGTCGGTCAGGCGTGCGGCGCGAATTACTTTCCGATCGTGATTCCCTGTCACCGGGTCGTGAGTTCGAGCGGCATCGGCGGCTTTGCGAATCACGCCGAGGATGGTTTCTTCCGCAACATCAAGCGCTGGCTGCTGGCGCACGAAGGCATTCCCTACGCATGAGCGATACCTTGATCGACGACGCGCCGGCTGCGTCACCCCTCTTTGTTGCCAGCTCGGCGTCGATCGATGCGTTCTGCGACGCGCTGTGGCTCGAACACGGCCTGTCGCGCAACACGCTCGACGCGTATCGCCGCGATCTGCGTCTCTTTTGCGAATGGCTCGCGCGGAGCCGCAACGCCTCGCTCGACACCGCGAGCGAAGCCGATCTGAATGCGTATAGCGCCGCGCGGCAAAAGGACAAATCGACTTCGGCGAACCGGCGGCTGTCGGTGTTTCGCCGCTACTACGGCTGGGCGGTGCGCGAGCATCGCGCGAAGGTCGATCCGACGGTGCGCATCCGCTCGGCGAAACAGCCGCCACGTTTTCCGTCGACGCTCACCGAGGCGCAAGTCGAAGCGCTGCTCGGCGCGCCCGACATCGATACGCCGTTGGGCCTGCGCGATCGCACGATGCTGGAGCTGATGTACGCGAGCGGTTTGCGCGTGACCGAACTCGTCACGCTGAAAACCGTGGAAGTGGGCCTGAACGAAGGCGTGGTGCGCGTCATGGGCAAGGGCTCGAAGGAGCGCCTGATTCCGTTCGGCGAAGAGGCGCACAGCTGGATCGAACGCTATCTGCGCGAGGCGCGGCCCGCCTTGCTCGGCGCGCGCGCGACGGACGCGCTGTTCGTGACGAGCCGCGCGGAGGGCATGACGCGCCAGCAGTTCTGGAACATCATCAAACGCCACGCGGCGGCGGCCGGCGTGAATGCGCCGCTGTCGCCGCATACGTTGCGGCACGCGTTCGCGACGCAT from Paraburkholderia aromaticivorans includes:
- the xerD gene encoding site-specific tyrosine recombinase XerD, yielding MSDTLIDDAPAASPLFVASSASIDAFCDALWLEHGLSRNTLDAYRRDLRLFCEWLARSRNASLDTASEADLNAYSAARQKDKSTSANRRLSVFRRYYGWAVREHRAKVDPTVRIRSAKQPPRFPSTLTEAQVEALLGAPDIDTPLGLRDRTMLELMYASGLRVTELVTLKTVEVGLNEGVVRVMGKGSKERLIPFGEEAHSWIERYLREARPALLGARATDALFVTSRAEGMTRQQFWNIIKRHAAAAGVNAPLSPHTLRHAFATHLLNHGADLRVVQLLLGHTDISTTQIYTHVARERLKSLHAQHHPRG
- the queG gene encoding tRNA epoxyqueuosine(34) reductase QueG, which codes for MNRSPESPVSCTPASDDDARAERHFDETALNALALNIKAWGRELGFGAIGISDTDLSAAEAPLAAWLEAGCHGEMDYMAKHGMKRARPAELVAGTRRVITARIAYLPALTLNGKAPESALQDGAPTQDWRAAEHARLADPSAAVVSVYARGRDYHKVMRNRLQQLAEKIEAAIGAFGYRVFTDSAPVLEVELAQKAGIGWRGKHTLLLQRDAGSLFFLGEIYVDVPLPTDADTLPEVAPETPGSHCGSCTRCIGACPTGAIVAPYKVDARLCISYLTIELKGSIPLDMRPLIGNRVYGCDDCQLVCPWNKFAQAAPVADFDVRHGLDRASLVELFSWSADEFDTRMQGSAIRRIGYESWLRNLAVGMGNALRASPDSLSGTAREAIVHALRARAGDASPVVREHVEWALEAA
- a CDS encoding methylated-DNA--[protein]-cysteine S-methyltransferase gives rise to the protein MFNAVIDAPFGKVGIRLEGEAVREIVYLPDSMQNVAPDTPLARLAAEQIERYFDRASAKFELPLASVGTAFQKRVWQAISDIPPGVVLTYGQLARQLGSAPRAVGQACGANYFPIVIPCHRVVSSSGIGGFANHAEDGFFRNIKRWLLAHEGIPYA
- the tsaE gene encoding tRNA (adenosine(37)-N6)-threonylcarbamoyltransferase complex ATPase subunit type 1 TsaE, translating into MPVNPDLAIQPPANILLERTFALADEAATLAFGERFAKAIESVREASRHAPGVQDHTAFHGLQVQLVGDLGAGKTTLVRATLRGLGHTGRVRSPTYTLVEPYVLERPAGELALYHFDLYRFTDPAEWADAGFREYFDSGAVCLVEWPQRAGCLLGVPDLVFSLDLDNENPGDGRVLVARAYSEPGKACLERC